Within the Nocardioides humi genome, the region CACCCGGCTCGCCGTGGCGGCCTCGTCGGCCGACGTCTCCTCCGCGACCACCGAGCTGATGGCGTACCTCGACGACCTCGTCGGGGTGAAGATCGAGCAGCCCGAGGACGACATCATCAGCGACCTCGTGCACCAGTACATGCTCCCGGGCACGCTGGACCGCGCCACCCTCGTGGACCTGGCCCGGCAGCTGCTCATCGCCGGGCACGAGAGCACGGCGAGCATGATCACCCTCGCCACGATGCTGCTCCTGGAGCATCCCGACCAGCTCGCCGACCTGCGCGCCAACCCCGAGCTCTACCCGAGCGCCGTCGAGGAGGTGCTGCGCTATCTCACCATCGCCCAGCTCCTGGTCGGCCGCGTGGCCACCGAGGACGTGACCATCGGGCAGCAGGTCATCCGGGCGGGCGAGGGCGTGCGAGCGCTCCTCAACGCCGCGAACCGCGACCCCCGCGTCTTCACGGACCCCGACCAGCTCGACGTACGGCGTCCGAACGTGCGCCGCCACATGGCCTTCGGGTACGGCATCCACCAGTGCCTCGGCCAGGCCTACGCCCGCGTCGAGATGCAGGTGGCGCTGGAGACGCTCTTCCGCCGGCTCCCGGGCCTCGCCCTGGGCGTGCCGCTCGAGGAGGTCAGCTTCAAGTACGAGAGCGCCGTGCACGGCGTCCATGCCCTGCCGGTCACCGTCTGAGGAGCGGGCTCGATGCTGCGCCACGAGGATCTGTTCCATGTCGGGATCGTGGTCGAGGACCTCCAGGCCGGCATGGCGGCGTACGGCGACCCGCTGGGCCTCGACTGGCGGGAGTGCTTCTACCCGACGCCGGACGTCCTCACCCCCGAGGGCTTCCACACGATGGAGGTCGGCGCGGTCTACAGCCGCAGCGGGCCGGTCCACTACGAGCTGCTCCAGCAGCACCCCGGCGGTCTCTGGGCGGATCTCGGCCTGCACCACCTGGGCTACTTCACCGACGACCTGCCCGGCGAGATCGAGCGACTGTGCGCCGCGGGGGCGACCCGTGAGGGCGTGATGCACCGCGACGGCTCGCCGGTGGGCGCCTATCTCCTCCTCGACCGCACCCGGATCGAGCTCATCCCCCGCAGCGCCGCCGACCGTCTCATCGGGCCTGCCGTCTGATGCCGAGCCGCGAAGGGGCCACCGTGCCGGCGCTGGGCTACGAGACGATCCAGTTCGCACCGAAGTTCACCCCGCAGCCGCCGTCGCTCGAGCGTCAGATCGACGCCGCCGCCGGAGCGGGGTTCTCCTGGATCGCCTTCGACCGGCACTCGCTCGAGGCAGCCGAGGCGACCCCCGCCGGCCTGGACGGGGTCGCCCGCGCCTGCGCGCGGGCCGCTCTGCCCTGCCGGGAGATCCAGTCCCTGCGGATCCTGGCGGACCCGGACGCGACGCTGGCCGGCGTCGAGGCGCTGCGCCGGCGGGTGGCGGCGCTGCGGCCCGACGTCGTACCGCTCATCCTCTTCGTCCCGCCGACCGAGGCGATCCTCGACCTGGTCCGGGAGAGCATCGCCCGCCTCCGCGCGGAGCACCCCACCGTCGCCTTCGCCCTCGAGTTCAGTCCGCTGTTCCCCGTCACCGACGTGCCGTCGGCGCTGCGGGTGACCGCAGACCTGGGCGTCGAGCGCGTCGGCCTCGCCGTCGACACCTGGCACGTCTTCAACGGCACCACCGCCTGGAGCGACCTCGCCGCGCTGCGCGCCGAGCAGGTGCCGCTGATCCAGTTCAACGACCACGGTCCGCTCGGCGACACTCCGATCACCCTCGCCAAGGACCATCGGCTGCTGCCCGGAGCCGGCGTGTTCCCCTCCCCCGCTTCGTCGGCACGATGCGGGCCAACGGCATCGACGCGCTCGTGGGCGTCGAGATCGTCTCGGCGCGGATGCGCGCGTGGAGCCCCGAGCAGTTCGCCCGCTGCGCGTTCGAGGCCGCCGCGCCGTACTGGGCCCGTTGACCGACCCCTGCCCGGCCGGCCGGGCACCCTGAACCCGAGAACCAAGACAGTGGACCCCGAGGAGACCTCCATGAGCCAGATGAACGCCTACCGCATCGTCGACTGGGGGAAGGGCGCCTACGAGTCCGTCCCCGTCCCGAGCCCCGGGCCGGCGAGGTCCTGGTCGAGGTCGAGGGCGCCGGCCTGTGCGCCAGCGACCTGCACTTCCTGCACCTCCCGAGGGCGGCTGGGGCTCGGCGCCCCCGTGGACGCTGGGCCACGAGAACGCCGGCCTGGTGGCCGCCCTCGGCGACCACACCAGTCGCTTCGCGGTCGGCGACGCCGTCATCGCGACCGGCATCCGCAGCTGCGGGAGCTGCCGCTACTGCGTGCGCGGGCACGACAACCTGTGCGGCATGGCCACCGGCGGCCGCGGCGCCGGCATCGACGGCGGGTTCGCCCAGTACGTCATCGTGCCCGAGCGGGAGCTGGTGCGCCTGACGACCCTCGCGCCGCGCGAGGCCGCGCCGCTGGCCGACGCCGGGCACACGTCGTACGGCGCCGTCGCCCATGTGCTGGACCGGCTGACCCCGGACGCCACCGCCCTGGTGATCGGGGCCGGAGGGGTCGGCTCGTACGCCGTGCAGTACCTCAAGCTGCTGACGGCCGCCCAGGTCGTCGTCGCCGAGGTGTCCGCGCCTCGTCGCGCCTACGTCACCGAGCTCGGCGCCGATGCCGCCATCGAGTCGGGACCGAGCACCGTGGAGGCGGTGCGCGACCTGACCGGTGGCCGCGGCGCCGACGCGGTCATCGACTTCGTCGGGAACGCGGCGTCCATCCAGACCGCGCTGGAGAGCGCCGCGCCGCTGGCACGGATCGCACTGGTCGGCGTGGGGGACGCCGACGTCCGGCTGTCCTGGGCGAAGGCGCCGGCGATCGGAGCCGAGGTCTCGTGGCGGATGGGCGCGACCATCGGACAGCTCGAGGAGGTCGTGTCGATCGCCGAGCGCGGACTGCTCCGCATCGACAACGAGTACTTCGCCTTCGACCAGATCGAGCATGCGATGGAGCTGCTCGGCGCCGGCGAGCTGACCGGCCGGGCGGTCATCGAGCCCGGGAGGACGACGACTGCATAGGCAGGACGCGGCCGCCGACAACGACATCTCAGCGGAGTTCGGCGTCAACGACCGGTAGGACCCCTCGACGGATCAAGAAGAAGGAGCATACGGACGTCGACAGTGACCGAGCAGCCCCTGCCGCCCGCGTGATCGAGGCCGGACGTGACGCGAGCGGAATTCCATCGCGACCCTTCGCGCGCCATCGACTGGATGCATTCCCACGCGCCGACATACTGGTATGACCCCAGGCCCGACTATCACACGCCCTTCTGGATCCTCGCGAAGTCGGCAGATATTCGCGCGGTCGCGGCCGACGCTGCGACGTGGTGCAGCAGCGAGGGGACGGTGGAACCGTTCGCGACGGTCGATTGGGACCCCCTTCTCGAGATGCTCGACTTCTTCGATGCCGAGCTCGACCGACGGATGAGCGACCCACGGGACGACTACATCTCCGCCGTTGCGCACGGGACGTTCGAGGGGCGCGGCCTCGATCGGAACGAGATGCTCATGATGTGCTGGGGCTTCCTCGTCGGGGGCGCCGAGACCACGAACAGCTTCCTGGGCGGTGGCGTTCGGGCACTCATGGACAATCCGGACCAGAAGACCCTGCTCCTCGATCCTGCCAACGTGCAGACCGCGGTCAGCGAGCTGCTGCGTTGGACGACACCGACTCGAGCGCTCATGCGCACCGCGACGAGGGTGATCGGAACCTGAGCCGCTCCCTGGACGAAGACGCTCTCAGGACCCGCCCTCCAGGTCCACGGCCCCCGGGCCGGCGGGCAGCGCCGCGACATGGGGATGGTCCTCGAGGACCCCCTCCCGGCGCCGGGCCCCGCCCGGCGAGCCGATCTCCGCGAAGACCTCCCGGCCCACCCTGACGAAGGCCTCCCACTCCTCGGGCAGCTCGCCGTCGAAGTAGATCGCCTCCTGCGGGCAGACGGGCTCACAGGCACCGCAGTCGACGCACTCGTCGGGATGGATGTAGAGGGATCGGCTCCCCTCGTAGATGCAGTCGACGGGACACTCCTCGACACACGAGCGGTCCTTGACGTCCACGCATCCGACGGTGATCACGTAGGACATGGCGCGCCTCTCCTCGGTGGGCGACCGGTCATCGGCCGAGGTAGCGGGCGGGCCTCTTCTCGGCGAACGCGGCCAGGCCCTCGTAGGCGTCGTGGGACGTCGTGGCGTAGTCGAAGAAGAGCTCGGCCTCCTGGGCGAGGCCGTCGTCGAGGGGGGTGTTCTCCGCGATCGAGATCAACTTCTTCATCTTCGCCCGACCCAACGGCGTGTGCCGCGCAGTCTGCGCAACCAACTCCAACGTCGCCTCCAACAACTCCTCCTCCGAAGCACACAACGCCACCAGACCCGCCTCCCGCGCCTCCCCAGCCGAATACAACCGACCCGTCAGCAACCACTGCGACGCCCGCGCACTCCCCAACGCCTTGACCAACCGCTGACTGCTCCCCGCACCCGGCAACTGCGCGAAATTCAGATGCCCATCACCGATCCGCGCCGAATCAGCCATCGTCACCAGATCACACGCCAACGCCAGCTCCAGACCACCCGCCACACACGCACCGTTGACCATCGCCACCGACAACGGCGCCGCCGTCTCCAACAGTCCGCACGCCGTCTCGAAGTCGTCCATGAACCGGCGAAAACGCTCCGGATCCCGATACAGCGACTGATACCCCTTCAGATCACCACCCGCCGAGAACGCCCGGCCCTTCCCGGTCAACACCACCGCATCCGGCACCACCACACCCGAATCGACACCCGAATCGACACCCGAATCGACACCCGAATCGACACCCGAATCAGCGCCCGAATCGGCCCCCTGACTCGTCAACGTCTCCAACAACCACGCCAACGCCGCGATCGTGTCCTTGTCCACCGGGTTCAACGACTCCGGCCGGTTCAACCGCACCAACGCGATGTCGACCCCACCCCGCCGCACATGCTCCAACTCCAACAACGCATCCACCGGACCCGCACCATCCACCGACACCACATCCGACACCACCACCCCGGACCACACGGAGGAGTGCGCGCCCGTGTCGCTCATCGGTGGCTCACACCAGCTCGAGGATCGTGGCGTTGGCCTGGCCGCCGCCCTCGCACATGGTCTGGAGGCCGTAGCGGATCCCGTGGGCGCGCATGTGATGGACCATCGTGGTCATCAGCCGCGCTCCCGAGCCGCCCAGCGGGTGGCCCAGGGCGATCGCGCCGCCCACCGGGTTGAGCGTGGCGGGGTCGGCCCCCGTCTCGGCGAGCCAGGCGAGGACGACGGACGCGAAGGCCTCGTTGACCTCGAACGTGCCGATGTCGGAGATCGAGAGTCCGGCCCTGCGCAGCACCTTCTCCGTGGCCGGGATGGGACCGGTCAGCATGATGTTCGGGTCGCTCCCGGCGAGCGCCACCGAGTGGATCCGCGCGAGCGGGGTCAGCCCGAGCCGTGCGGCGGTCTCGGAGCTGGTCATCAGTACGGCGGCCGCGCCGTCGCTGATCTGCGAGGCGTTGCCGGCGTGGACGACGCCGTCCTCACGGAACGGCGTGGGCAGGGTCGCGAGCCTCTCCAGGGTGCCGCCACGGCGGATCCCCTCGTCCACGCTCACCTTCTCGCCGTCCGGGGTCGTGACCTCGACCAGCTGCTCCTGGTAGGCGCCGGCGTCGACGGCCGCCGCGGCGCGCGCGTGCGACTGCAGCGCGTACTCGTCGAGCTGGGCGCGGCTCAGGCCCCACCGCTCGGCGATGGTCTCCGCTCCCAGCCCCTGGCTCGGGAACTCGGCCGAGTAGCGCGCGGCGTACCGCAGGCCGAGGGGGGACTGCTCCCCCGCCGCCGAGCCCATGGGCACCCGGCTCATCGACTCGACACCGCCGGCGACGACCAGGTCGTAGTGCCCGGCGACGACGCCCGCGGCGGCGAAGTGGACGGCCTGCTGGGAGGATCCGCACTGCCGGTCGACCGTGGTGCCCGGGACCGACTCCGGCCAGCCGGCCGAGAGGACGGCCGTCCGCGCGATGTCGAAGGTCTGCTCGCCGGCCTGGCTGACGCACCCCCAGACGACGTCGTCGACCAGGCCCGGGTCGACGGCCGTGCGCTCGGCGAGCGCCTCGAGCACGGTCGCCGACAGATCGGCGGGATGCACGCCCGCCAGGCTTCCGCCCCGCTTGCCGATCGGCGTACGCACTGCCTCGACGATGACCGCGTCTCTCATCTTCACATCCGTTCCCCGGTGACGCATGATCCCCGTAGAGAAAGCTGCATCACGATTTCATGTTCTGATCGATGCTACACGGAAGAGCATTCGTTATACTAGAAGTCGATTCGGACAAATGGGAAAGGGGCAGGCCCCATGCAGGCGATCGTCGTGGAGTCACTCGGGTCGGCCGAGGTGCTCCGGCCAGGAGAGGTCCCCCCTCCCGAGCCCGGCGCCGGAGAGCTGCTCGTGCGGGTCGCGGCCGCCGGCGTGAACTTCATGGACGTGCGCCAGCGCCGGGGCATCGGTCCGCCACGTCCGGTCCCGTTCGTGCCCGGATGGGAGGGCAGCGGCACGGTGGTCGAGGTCGGCGACGACGTCACCGGGCTCGCCGTCGGCGACCGCGTCGCCTGGAACATGACCGGATCGAGCTACGCCGAGCAGGTGCTGGTCGCCGCCGGCGGCGCCGTGCCCGTCCCCGACGGCATCGGCGACCTGACCGCCGCGGCCGTCATGATCCAGGGCCTGACCAGCCATCACCTGGCCGCGGTCGCCGCGCGGGTCCTGGACCGGCCCGGCCGGGTCCTCGTGCACGCGGCGGCCGGCGGCGTCGGCTCCCTGCTGACCCAGATGCTCCGCCGGCAGGGGCACCACGTCGTCGGGACCGTGTCCGCGCCGGCCAAGGCCGCGGCCGCCGCGCGCGGCGCCGACGAGGTCGTCGTGGCCGGGGCCGGGGAGCTCGAGGAGGCGCTCGCCCAGCGGTACGGCGAGGCCGGCTTCGACGCGGTGTACGACGGCGTCGGCGCGGCGACCTTCCCGGCCAGCCTCCGCCAGGTGCGGTCCGAGGGGCTCCTCGCCTACTTCGGCCAGGCGAGCGGCCCGGTGCCGCCGGTCGACCTGTTCGACCTGCCGAGGAGCATCCTGCTGACCAAGCCCGTGGTGCTCGACCACGTGCCCGCGCCCGAGCGCCTGCGCGCGGTCAGCTCCGAGCTGTTCTCCTGGATCGCCGACGGCAGCCTGATCGCCCCGGAGACCAGCGTCTATCCCCTCGCCGAGGCCGCGGCGGCACATGTCGCGCTGGAGTCGCGCGCCAGCACCGGCAAGCTGCTCCTCGTGCCCTGACGACGGGGGCCGGTCCGGTCAGTCCCGGCCGGCCGAGGGAGCCGTGGCGTAGACGTACGGCTCCGCCTCGGCCAGAGCCCTCGCCACGACGTCCTGGTCGACCGCATCGGCCAGCGCGGCCGCACCTGCCTCGCGCAGCATGGGGGCGATCCGCCGGCCGAGCCGGTCGAGGACCCAGTCGCGGATGTCGCCGTTGGCCACCGAGTCGAACGGCAGCTGGTGCCACATCCCGTTCATCGTGACGCACTCGGCGTAGCCGGAGATGCGCAGGTACTCCATCGAGATCTCCACGCCGGCATCGCGCAGCTCGTGCAGGTGGTGGTAGTGGTAGTGCGGCTCCCGCTCGAAGCAGTCGAACCTGAGGTAGTCCCGACCGGTGCTGGTCTCGTTGACGTACACCGAGACGCCACGGTCGTAGTAGCCCTCCTCGCGGATCTTCTTCAGGATCTCCGCGACGCCGGGCTGTCCCTCGTACTTCAGCATCGCCTGCTCGGTGAACTCGCGGTGG harbors:
- a CDS encoding cytochrome P450, with amino-acid sequence MPTTAVRFPFTRTRPFDLEPEISELRESASISQAELFDGKLAWLITRFDDVMAVCTNPAFSSDTTKDGYPEVFEGRTSKADKEKSLISMDPPDHDELRRMLTRWFTVKRAEAMRPRIQALVDELIDGMLAEEGRIDLVQDFALPIPTAVICWLLGVPEKDHLFFQERSGTRLAVAASSADVSSATTELMAYLDDLVGVKIEQPEDDIISDLVHQYMLPGTLDRATLVDLARQLLIAGHESTASMITLATMLLLEHPDQLADLRANPELYPSAVEEVLRYLTIAQLLVGRVATEDVTIGQQVIRAGEGVRALLNAANRDPRVFTDPDQLDVRRPNVRRHMAFGYGIHQCLGQAYARVEMQVALETLFRRLPGLALGVPLEEVSFKYESAVHGVHALPVTV
- a CDS encoding VOC family protein, which translates into the protein MLRHEDLFHVGIVVEDLQAGMAAYGDPLGLDWRECFYPTPDVLTPEGFHTMEVGAVYSRSGPVHYELLQQHPGGLWADLGLHHLGYFTDDLPGEIERLCAAGATREGVMHRDGSPVGAYLLLDRTRIELIPRSAADRLIGPAV
- a CDS encoding zinc-binding dehydrogenase, whose protein sequence is MRQRPALPAPPEGGWGSAPPWTLGHENAGLVAALGDHTSRFAVGDAVIATGIRSCGSCRYCVRGHDNLCGMATGGRGAGIDGGFAQYVIVPERELVRLTTLAPREAAPLADAGHTSYGAVAHVLDRLTPDATALVIGAGGVGSYAVQYLKLLTAAQVVVAEVSAPRRAYVTELGADAAIESGPSTVEAVRDLTGGRGADAVIDFVGNAASIQTALESAAPLARIALVGVGDADVRLSWAKAPAIGAEVSWRMGATIGQLEEVVSIAERGLLRIDNEYFAFDQIEHAMELLGAGELTGRAVIEPGRTTTA
- a CDS encoding cytochrome P450: MTRAEFHRDPSRAIDWMHSHAPTYWYDPRPDYHTPFWILAKSADIRAVAADAATWCSSEGTVEPFATVDWDPLLEMLDFFDAELDRRMSDPRDDYISAVAHGTFEGRGLDRNEMLMMCWGFLVGGAETTNSFLGGGVRALMDNPDQKTLLLDPANVQTAVSELLRWTTPTRALMRTATRVIGT
- the fdxA gene encoding ferredoxin gives rise to the protein MSYVITVGCVDVKDRSCVEECPVDCIYEGSRSLYIHPDECVDCGACEPVCPQEAIYFDGELPEEWEAFVRVGREVFAEIGSPGGARRREGVLEDHPHVAALPAGPGAVDLEGGS
- a CDS encoding enoyl-CoA hydratase/isomerase family protein, whose amino-acid sequence is MSDTGAHSSVWSGVVVSDVVSVDGAGPVDALLELEHVRRGGVDIALVRLNRPESLNPVDKDTIAALAWLLETLTSQGADSGADSGVDSGVDSGVDSGVDSGVVVPDAVVLTGKGRAFSAGGDLKGYQSLYRDPERFRRFMDDFETACGLLETAAPLSVAMVNGACVAGGLELALACDLVTMADSARIGDGHLNFAQLPGAGSSQRLVKALGSARASQWLLTGRLYSAGEAREAGLVALCASEEELLEATLELVAQTARHTPLGRAKMKKLISIAENTPLDDGLAQEAELFFDYATTSHDAYEGLAAFAEKRPARYLGR
- a CDS encoding thiolase family protein, which gives rise to MRDAVIVEAVRTPIGKRGGSLAGVHPADLSATVLEALAERTAVDPGLVDDVVWGCVSQAGEQTFDIARTAVLSAGWPESVPGTTVDRQCGSSQQAVHFAAAGVVAGHYDLVVAGGVESMSRVPMGSAAGEQSPLGLRYAARYSAEFPSQGLGAETIAERWGLSRAQLDEYALQSHARAAAAVDAGAYQEQLVEVTTPDGEKVSVDEGIRRGGTLERLATLPTPFREDGVVHAGNASQISDGAAAVLMTSSETAARLGLTPLARIHSVALAGSDPNIMLTGPIPATEKVLRRAGLSISDIGTFEVNEAFASVVLAWLAETGADPATLNPVGGAIALGHPLGGSGARLMTTMVHHMRAHGIRYGLQTMCEGGGQANATILELV
- a CDS encoding alcohol dehydrogenase catalytic domain-containing protein, which codes for MQAIVVESLGSAEVLRPGEVPPPEPGAGELLVRVAAAGVNFMDVRQRRGIGPPRPVPFVPGWEGSGTVVEVGDDVTGLAVGDRVAWNMTGSSYAEQVLVAAGGAVPVPDGIGDLTAAAVMIQGLTSHHLAAVAARVLDRPGRVLVHAAAGGVGSLLTQMLRRQGHHVVGTVSAPAKAAAAARGADEVVVAGAGELEEALAQRYGEAGFDAVYDGVGAATFPASLRQVRSEGLLAYFGQASGPVPPVDLFDLPRSILLTKPVVLDHVPAPERLRAVSSELFSWIADGSLIAPETSVYPLAEAAAAHVALESRASTGKLLLVP
- a CDS encoding DUF7700 domain-containing protein — protein: MTIKVIHREFTEQAMLKYEGQPGVAEILKKIREEGYYDRGVSVYVNETSTGRDYLRFDCFEREPHYHYHHLHELRDAGVEISMEYLRISGYAECVTMNGMWHQLPFDSVANGDIRDWVLDRLGRRIAPMLREAGAAALADAVDQDVVARALAEAEPYVYATAPSAGRD